Part of the Bacillus sp. N1-1 genome, CGTCATCAAGGGATTCAACAACGATGCCGACATTGTCCATTCTTAGTAATTTGTTTTCCGCCATAGTTTTAGCCCCTTACGTATAAAAATTTATTACCTGCTCATCTTCATAATCATTCGATTAAAATGAGACAAACTCCTTCCAAACAAAAAACACCTTGTCACAATTCATGATAGCAAGGAGAAGTCACGCTATAGGAAATTGCGAATTTAAGTTTTATAGTATGTCATATAACCTCTTGTTAACGAACAACATCTCCTTTAAGATGGTTCTCAGCCAGCATAAAAGAGGCCAAATCCTTTTTATGAAAGATTTGGCCACAAATTTAAACGCGTAAGATTACAGATCTGCAGAAAAAAGCACCGTAAAGAAAGGTGCTAGCTTAAAGTGCCTCTCTCAATTCATTTGACATTTGTTCTACTAATTCAGGTCTCCCATGAAATTGAGCAGGTGTGTTCTGAAACAACACAATTTTCCATTCATCTTCTCTATACTCTAAAACTAATGTGTGATGAGTATTTAACTCAGGCTTTATATCAGATTCACCAGGCGGAATCATGCCGGCAATGGCTCTTAATATGGCAGACTTATCACCAATAAACTTAATCTCGTTAACCTTCGTAACGAAAGGAGCAGTAGGGTGATCCCTGAAAATCGGCGCTAAATGAGTAGCAATTTCTTCTGGTCCTTTTGATAAACTTCCATCAAACCCTATACTCTCACCTGATTCAGTAAATAAACTTGCCATTCCTTGTGCATTCCGTTCGTTCCAAGAGGAAGTCAATTGTTTATATACTCTTTTTATTGTTTCTTCATCCATCCGCACCATTAAACACTCCTTATTAATCATTAATACAATTATTTCACATCATTTATTTTTCTAAACTTTTAACAGAAGAATCGACATCGAGATGTTTCTTAATGGTAGATGAATGGTTCAAGACTGTTTGATACCGAGATATTCCAGATAAGCTCCGAGATTGTTTAATACTGAACTTTTATCCAACCAGCATCCTTAGGAAAGTCATCTCTAGTAAGTAAACGTTTTGAGGTTAACTGACGATATGAAGTGATCGTTCCATCGTGAGACACGACGTAAACATTCCCACTCTTTTCTTGTTTACACCATCTCAAAAATGCTTCTCCAATAACTCGAAACTCTTTTTCTGGCAAAGTATTTATACCATCTTTCCAAATCTCTTCAGAACAGTTAAGATCCAAATTAAATGCAGGAAACGCCTTTTCAATGTTCTCCCGTTTCATTATTACGTCACAAGGAAGCGTCCACCATTCTTTTTTTTGCGGAAACATTCTTGGAGATGCCATGGGACTAACAATGGTTTTAACTTCCGCGCTTCCTTTCCATAACTGAGCAGTCTCTAACGTTCTTTGAGTAGGACTAATAATGAGCGTGTCTTCACTTTTTAGATGAAAAATATCTCTTAATAAATATGCTTGCTTTTTTCCTTCTTTCGTTAAGGAAGGATTTTTCATCTGTAAACTATTAGGTGTATCTAATGTGTGTTGTGCTTGACCATGGCGTACAAATATTAGTTCCATACTTCCCTCCTTAAACTAAATATTTATTCTTTAATCGCTCCGAGATTGTTGAAGATATACTGCTACATAATTAGTTAATTAAATAATCCTTGCGCAAACCATTGATCAAAATACTTTTGATAGCCCATTTCAGTGGCTGTCATGGTATATTGCTTATCCTTAATCTTAAAGGTATGCGACCCTGACAGAGCTTCATAAGTTGGGTTTGTTTTTACATCACCGAAAAGTGTTTCGAAAGTAATCACATCTACTGAATTTGTCGTTCAGTCTTCCGAGGTTTCAAGAAGAATAAAATCAACTTTTCCACGCTCACTATTATCCTTAAATATCAAACCAGCTTTCTTTAATGAGAGATATAATTGATCCATGCTTTGACTCCCCAGCCCCCTATTAATTCACTTATAAGTTACTCTTGATTTGCTCCGAGATTGATGAACAATCAGATTGGCTTTCTTAAACATAAATAGAATACTCAACCGGGTCGTTAAATCCTAATTTTTCTGCTAAATTTATTGATGAGTTATTAGAAACATCACAGTCCCAACTTGGCCTAATATTATTTTCAAGGCTGTGTCTAATAAACGTATTTGCAAGTATTTTCGCTAAGCCCTTACCTCTGTAATTGTCGCTAGTAGCTATATCAATTTCAGCAAGTTCATCAGAACAAAAGATTGCAGTGCATTCACTTACTACTTTTTCATTATGTAAAATACAATATCCGAATCCTTTATCTATAAAATTAGATACAGAACCCCAATATTCTTCGTAATATTTTTTATTGAACTCATAACTATCCTCTATTAGTGCAGGTGTTATTCTATTTATGTAATAGTCTTTAGGAAGTTTAGAAAAACCTGATAGTTCATTTCCTTCTCCAAATTTATAGCTATACCGTCTTAAATGTTTGATTTCATTGTTAAGTAGGCGATTAATTATCGAATTCCATTTTTCACAGGAACTAAATAAAGTGAATCTTAGGTTGTCACTTTTCTTCTCTCGATATAAGTTAATAAGATCCTGGTTGAAACCTTCATTTTTTTCACTTCCACATACAAAATATATTCCATTCTGTGTTTCTATTAGTATTGTGTTGGATAAGGTAGACTCTGTATAAACTTCGCCCTTAATATAGCCATCCAATACTGAATAGGCAAACGTTGGAACATTTATTTTTTCACTTTTTATAATCTCTTTAATTTCCAGATAGAAAGTCTGCTTAATTTTTTCCATTAGAATACACCTTTCTACTTTAGTAATTTGTATGGTAATTTCATAAGCAATTCAAGTGATATTATTCGATTAAACTACTACTAATCAATTCCAATTATTTCAAAACCAAATCACTTACTCAACCTCTTTTTGAAAAAAAGACGTAATTCCTTAGTGCGGAATTACGTCTGATTAATGAGTATCTTTCTTGAACATTACGCTGCTTTGATATTACAGAATCGCTCCGAGATTGTTGAATAAGCTTAAATAATCCAACCATTGAAAACCATACCTAAATTAATAAGCATATGAAAAACTATAGATGGGTAAATACTTTTTGTCTTTAATACCACAATTGCATAGAAAAGCCCACCAAAAGAGAAAATTATACTCAGAAGTACAGGTATTCCAATTGAAATATGTATGAGACCAAAACCGACACTTGTTATCAATACAGCATATAATGTGGAAACACTTCTTTTTAAATTCGATAGCATAACACCTCTCCATATTACTTCTTCCAAGCTGGCATTAATAATGGCAAACAAAATTGCAAAAATGAATAGTGATCTTATATAACTTATCTCTTGAAAGAGAACTGGTATAAGTAGCATACTCGAACCAATTAATCCAAAAAGCAAAAAGTATGCTACCTTTATCTGATGAAAGGGCATTATAATTTTATTGTGCCAATTAGGAAAATCTGAGTATAAGGAGATTTTTTGCCTAGAAATTTTGAGTGAAATAATAGTGCTAGTAAGGATAAATAATAGGAAACTTCTATTTATTAAGACTTTTGTTTCTTGAGAGATATTCAACTTATAGACAAAGGTGCTCCCAATTTGATAGATAAGCAGTCCTAACAAAAAGAAAATAAACAAGGAAACTGATGAACGGTATTTCTTATTTAGAAAGTATAAAATAAACAAGCCTGACAGTGGTAATAAGCCTAAACCAAACAAATTATAAGATAAAAGAACGATGCCCCCGAAAAATAAGGCCGCTGACAGTAAGAAAAAGGAAATCTTTCTCCTATTGATCCATACCTACTCCTTTCTCATTATCCATTTTTATTGGACATTCCTACCTTCAAAAGCTACGTATTTATTGGCACAGAATATGGGTTAGGTAGACCTTGAATATCACCTTCTTTCAAAGTGCTTATGATCAATTGTCTTTTTCGTGTAGGGATCCTATTTTCGCGATCTTTATTAGATAAACCACAACTTCATCATACATATATAGTTACATAACGGATAAACTGAAGGTTAGACTATATTTGATTTGGAGTGAAGACAATGGAGTTCATTCAACGAACCGATATCAAATTAACATCGGCAGAGATAACAAATTTATGGGCTACATACATGAATGACAGTGGTTCCATATGCCATTTAAAATATTATCTCAATACAGTGGAAGATACTGAAATTAAATCTGTTATTCAATATGCATTAGACATTTCACAATTGCACGTTAACACAATAACACAGATTTTTACTCAGGAAGGTTATCCTGTTCCTCATGGCTTTAAATTAAATGAAGACGTTGATGTGACTGCCCCGAGGTTGTTTTCTGATACTTATTTATTAAATAATGTTAATTATCTTGGTAAAATTGGTTTAAATGCGTATAGCACCGCAATAACTGTAGCAGTCAGAGAAGATGTTTATAGCTTCTTTAGTCAGTGTTTACGGGAATCAGATAATCTTATCAAACAAACGAATGATTTATTATTGGCAAAGGGGCTGTATACTAGGTCACCATACCTCCCCAAACCTGAATCCTACGATTTTGTAAAACAGAAAAGTTTTTTGGCAGGCTTCCTTGGAGAAAAAAGACCCCTTACAGGCACTGAAATCACAAACCTATACACCAATTTTCAGAGAAACGCATTAGGGGCAGCCACACTGATTGGTTATAGCCAAGTTGCACAGGATGAAGAAGTAAAACAATTTCTATTAAGAGGAAAGGAAATGGCAAATAAGCATTGTGAAATATTTGGTTCATTTCTAAAAGAAAGTGATTTACCCTGCCCTATGACATTGGATACAGAGGTTACTGATTCTATTACGTACACTTTTTCTGACAGGAAAATGATGTTTTATACAACAAGTTTAATTGCACTTAGCGTAGGATACTACGGGGGAAGCATATCCATGAGTCCAAGAAGGGATATTGGCATTATGTATAGCCGGTTAGTTGCAGAAATATTAAAATACGCTGAAGACGGGGCTAAGATTTTGATTAAACATGGGTGGATGGAAGAACCTCCACGGGCATTAGACCGTGATGAACTATCAAAACAGTGAAGCAGCAAAGAATAAAAGCAAAGTTCTTGAAGCAATCTTTTGGAGTATTAGATTACCTGGCTTTGCACAAATCCTTAACGGAAAAATATTAAAAGGGTTCTTGTTTATAGTTTTGGAAATCTTATTTACCGTTAAGTGTTATACCGTCAACACTCCAAGAAATTTCTTCAGGAACGTTATTCCTGATTCGCTCCGAGTTTCTTGAAGACTTGATTTCAAGATAGAAATTTAATTATTCAAAAAAGCACACTTGCAATTTATTACCATCCAAGTCGTAAAAATCAAAGAAGTTATTTACACCATCGTTATGTAGTTGATCTACTTTCACGCCTTGACTCTTTAGCTTTCTATAAGTGTCTTCAATATTTCTAGAAATGAATATAGGATAACTCTGATTAGTACTCTTTGCCGTTAACCCCTCTTCAATGGTTAATGGCACACTACCATTTCCAACGTTTAATACTCGGTATCCTTTATCTTGAAAAGCAACTTCAAACCCTAATACTCTCTGATACCAATTACTAGATGTCTCAACGTCACTAACTTTTAAACACATAGTGTCAATTCGCTCAATCATGATTAACCTCCTAAAGAATCTTTTGATCTACAATAATAGTTCTTTATTTGCTGTATAACACTTCTTTTTTAAAGCAAGGACATACCAAGAATAAGATTGGTACCAAACCACTGTTCCAGATTTGCTACGAGATAATGGAACATTATGCAAATAGATATTATAAGTTCTGCTTAATAAATAACTCCAATAATCAACGCTATCGACATACAAATGATTGCTGCAAATTTTGATTGCTTAATTATACGTTCATCACCTTTATGCAAGGCTTCAAAAAATGTGAGTGTAAAGTAAAAACATAAAACTATAAATAAAATAAGGATGATGCTCATCCCAATTCCTTCTCTAGATACTTCCATACGTGACATCAAACCGCCATTCATTTTAATTTTTGCGACTGTTCTAATTGAATTAGTTAATATAATCCACCTGTTTAACTATAGATTGGAATGATTAAATATTATTCCTCTGGAATTCCATTCTCGCTCCGATTTAAAGGAAGATCACTAATTTCCTTTGAAGGAAGTGCCTGTCTAAGTTGAGTGCCTGTTTCCTTTCTTATTTCGTCCAATTTAAATAGCAATGAAAAGACATCCGAACCCCACTATGTTCATAATGGTATTACCTAAATTGCCTATGTCATTAATTTTTAATCCGACTAGAAAACCACCTAACAAATAAGTGGAATAACTATAAAAAATCTCAAAATTATTCCTCCGAACCTATATACTGAGTTTTACATTCACTTACTTCTAAAACGCCATATGATACCATGATTATTACAGATAAAAGCTCCGATTAACTTCAATAACATTTTAAAGAGGGACATTTTTAAAATGTTCAACTGTTGGAAAAGGTTCATAGAAATGATGCAGTTGTTTTTTCCATTCTTGATATTCTACAGATTGTCTAAATCCAACTGTATGGTCTTCTAATGTTTCCCACTTCACCAACAATAAGTATTTCCCTTTAACTTCCATACATCGTTGTAATTCGTGAGATATGTAACCTTTCATTAAAGTGATGATTTTTGATGCTTCGTGAAATGCATCTTCATATTCCTCTTCCATACCTTGCTTGACTTGTAACATAACAGCTTCTAAAATCATGTAAACCCCTCCCTTTTAAAAGTATATCTTATTACAAACTTACGCACCGTTTCACTTCATTATCTCGAATTCAAGTCTTCAAGAATCCTGCCCTATAATTTAACAAGTACTTCTTTTATCTCTGCATCAATATTAACATAATATTCCACACAATCACGAAACTTACCAACACACAATATGTATTTTCTAAGTTATATCTTCTAGTCCAGTTTCCCCCTCAAAACAAAAGAGAAGACGTCCGAAATGCGAACGTCTTCTCTTATATGATTCTATTATTCTTCGCCTAAATCGACGTTATGATAAACCTGCTGTACATCTTCCAACTCTTCAAGTGCATCGATCATTTTCAAGAACTGCTCCTGATCTTCTCCTGAAAGCTCAACGTCATTTTGTGCAAGCATCGTAAGTTCAGCTACGGTGAACTCAGTAATCCCTGCATTTTTAAATGCTTCCTGTACCGCATGGAACTGGTCAGGCTCTGCATAGACGATAACAACGTCATCTTCTTCCATAATGTCACGCACATCTAGATCTGCTTCCATTAACAGTTCAAGAACTTCCTCTGCTGATTTGCCTTCAATGCCGAATACGGCTGTTGCATCGAACATGTAGGCAACAGAACCGTTCACACCCATGTTCCCTCCGTTTTTTCCAAAAGTAGAGCGAACATCAGAAGCTGTGCGATTCACGTTGTTTGTTAATGTATCAACGATCACCATCGATCCGCTTGGACCAAATCCTTCGTAACGAAGGGTGTCATAATTTTCATCTGCTCCGCCTTTGGCTTTTTCAATCGCACGGTCAATGATTGCTTTTGGGACGTTGTATGTTTTCGCACGTTCAAGAACTAAGCGCAGCGCCTGGTTCGCTACTGGATCTGGTTCACCTTGCTTTGCCGCTACATAAATTTCACGACCAAACTTAGCATAAATTCGACTTGTATTAGCATCCTTAGATGCTTTCTTTTCCTTAATATTATTCCATTTACGGCCCATTGTATTTCACTCTTTTCTACTAGTTATCTGTTGCATGACAAATTCACATTACTCTCTATACGTCTCATCAATTATACCATATTTTACAGTTAACATTTGTTTTAGGGACTTGGATCCATTAGAAATAATAGTAAACTAGTAGAAAAGAGGAGTGATCATGTGAGTCAGAAAAGATTGCGAGATTACGACATTACTATCGGAGAAATGGAGCCCGGTGGGAAAAATGCGATTACGGATGTAGAAGGAGTAGCCGTCGGACATACTACGCTAAATAATGGAGAGGTTCAAACTGGCGTAACAGCGATCCTACCGCATCAAGGCAATCTGTTTCAGCAGAAATTAATCGCATCAAGCTATGTTCTTAACGGGTTTGGTAAAACAATGGGAACCATTCAGCTGAATGAGCTTGGTACGCTTGAAACAACAATTATTCTAACGAATACGTTAAGTATCGGAACGGCAGCAGATGCGGTATTTGATTATATGTTAGAACAAAATTCTGAGATTGGCTACACAACTGGTACTGTTAATCCAGTTATTGGCGAATGCAACGACATGTTTTTAAACGATATCCGAGGACGTCACGTTCAAAAGCATCATGTTCACGAAGCGATCGCAAATGCTTCCACTACTTTTGAAGAAGGTTCCGTTGGAGCTGGAAGGGGTATGCTGTGCTATTCATTAAAAGGCGGAATTGGCACCGCTTCGAGAAAAGTGAAGCTCCAGCATGGAAATTATACTCTTGGTGTCTTGGTTGTGACCAACTTTGGTATCCTTCGTGACCTTAATGTAAACGGAAAAAAAGTGGGTAAGACATTAAAAGAAGCCCTTCTTCATTCTTGGGAAGAAAAAGATAAGGGATCCGTCATGGTGATCGTTGCTACTGATCTCCCCGTTTCAGAACGACAGCTTCAGCGTATTATTAAACGGGCATCTACAGGACTAGCTCGAACAGGATCGATAATCACAACTGGTAGTGGCGAGATTATCATTGGTTTTTCCACCGCTAACAAAGTCGCCCATCAGTATGCGCCACAAACTCAAACACTGGAAACCATTCATGAGGAAGAAATCGACACCGCTTTTCGTGCAGTTGGTGAAGCGACAGAAGAAGCGGTCCTTAATTCATTAGTGACCGCAACTCACGTGATTGGACGTGATGAGAATGAGAGACCGACGTTAATGGAGTTACTTCAGAAATTCAGCATGAAACTCAAATGAAACATCCTCCTGTCATCACGACAGGAGGATGTTTATTTCATTAACGATTACGTGCAACGTAAGGATAAATCGGTTTTTTCAATTGGAATTCATACGTATTTCCATCTACGATTCCAACAACTTGATTGCTATCATAAAAATCTAGCATGAAGTCTGCCATTTCTTTAGCTGTATGGTACTGAGGTACGGTTCCTTCATATTCGAAATTATCTACGTTCATTGAACGGTTTGCAAATTCTGTTTCTGTTGCTGCAGGGGCTAGGACTTTTGCCTGCATTTTTGCACCCTGTCCTTGTAGCTCCTGATCAAGTCCTTCTGTAAAGGCGCTCACGAAGAATTTCGTTGCACAATACGTCACGGCATCCGCTACGATCATATAGCCTCCACCGGATGAAACGTTAATTAATTGTGTTCCTTCTACATTCACATAATCGCGAACATACAATGATGAAAGAATTGTTAAAGCCTTCACCTTTATTTATAAACAGTTCCCACCCATTGATCTCGATGAATCACTGCAACGTTTGGTATCTCTGTTTCTTCATTCCATTCCTTCTTATGAAAATGAAGAATCTTCTCCAGAAAAGCAGACGAATATCGAACCTGTCCTTTTCCAATTTTTCCATTCTGCCCGTGTACTTCTACGACATCTCCTACACCAAAATCGCCAACTACTTGCTCGATTCCACCATAAAGCAAACTCTTGCCATTTAAAACAATCGCCTGTTCCGCCCCTTCATCAATATAAAGCTGACCTGATACGTGAGAGTGCATCGCAATCCATTGTTTTTTAATTGGGAATGATGTTGCTTTCTCACGGTTAATATACGTTCCATCTCCAACACCTGAAAGAATACGAAGCAACTTTTCGCTGCCTGTTTCATGGCCAATAAAGACGCTAACGCTCAAGCTTAAAGCCGTCTTCGCTGCGATTAACTTTGACTTCATGCCCCCTGTTCCAGCGCTCGATCCAGCACCTCCGGCTTGTTCAATCATCGTATCACCAATCTCTGTCAAAGAGTGATATTTGACTGCATCAGGATTCGTGGCCGGATTTGAATCATAAATACCGTTCACATCTGTTAAAATGATGAGCTCATCTGCATGAACGAGCCCGCTTACAAGAGCTGAAAGCATATCGTTGTCACCAAACTTTAACTCTTCCGTTGAGACCGTATCATTTTCATTTATAATCGGCATCACACCTCTTGCCAGCAATTCAGACAGCGTATCAAACGCATTTTTGTATCGTTCTTGATTCGAGAAATCAGGGCGTGTTAACAGAATTTGAGCGACTGAAATGTTCCGCTGATTGAATTCCTCGATATAAGATTTAATGAGTAAACTTTGTCCAAGAGCAGCTGCAGCCTGTTTTCCTTTTAACGTAACCGGCCTTGCAGGATAACCTAGTTCTTTAAAACCTGCGGCCACTGCCCCTGACGAAACAAGTAGTACCTCATGTCCTTCCTCTCGAAGTAATACAAGGGCATTAACATGATCAATGAGCTTATCTAGGTCAATTTCTCCCCGTCCATTTGTTAATGAACTACTTCCAATCTTAACAACAATACGCTTCTTTCCCATGTTACATCTCCTTATTTAAACATGTTCTAAACGATGATGAAATTTCTAAAATTTTAACACAAAAAGTGAGCGTTGTATCGCTTTAAGTTACTAAAATCCGAATGTGTATCAATTATGTAGTCATAACGATGAGGCGAAGCTACCAATAAAAAGAAGGCACTTTGTAGATGTGCGAACAAAGAGCCTTTCATGATCCTTTTATAAAATATAAAAATGCTCAACAGTGAGAGGGTTCAATCGTTGGTGTCCCTAAAAGCGCCCAGGTGTGCGTTCTATGATCAGGTGGAAAATACTGCTCAGATAATAGGTTCCATTCTGCCAGACG contains:
- a CDS encoding SgcJ/EcaC family oxidoreductase, giving the protein MDEETIKRVYKQLTSSWNERNAQGMASLFTESGESIGFDGSLSKGPEEIATHLAPIFRDHPTAPFVTKVNEIKFIGDKSAILRAIAGMIPPGESDIKPELNTHHTLVLEYREDEWKIVLFQNTPAQFHGRPELVEQMSNELREAL
- a CDS encoding histidine phosphatase family protein; translated protein: MELIFVRHGQAQHTLDTPNSLQMKNPSLTKEGKKQAYLLRDIFHLKSEDTLIISPTQRTLETAQLWKGSAEVKTIVSPMASPRMFPQKKEWWTLPCDVIMKRENIEKAFPAFNLDLNCSEEIWKDGINTLPEKEFRVIGEAFLRWCKQEKSGNVYVVSHDGTITSYRQLTSKRLLTRDDFPKDAGWIKVQY
- a CDS encoding GNAT family N-acetyltransferase, whose protein sequence is MEKIKQTFYLEIKEIIKSEKINVPTFAYSVLDGYIKGEVYTESTLSNTILIETQNGIYFVCGSEKNEGFNQDLINLYREKKSDNLRFTLFSSCEKWNSIINRLLNNEIKHLRRYSYKFGEGNELSGFSKLPKDYYINRITPALIEDSYEFNKKYYEEYWGSVSNFIDKGFGYCILHNEKVVSECTAIFCSDELAEIDIATSDNYRGKGLAKILANTFIRHSLENNIRPSWDCDVSNNSSINLAEKLGFNDPVEYSIYV
- a CDS encoding CPBP family intramembrane glutamic endopeptidase codes for the protein MLFGLIGSSMLLIPVLFQEISYIRSLFIFAILFAIINASLEEVIWRGVMLSNLKRSVSTLYAVLITSVGFGLIHISIGIPVLLSIIFSFGGLFYAIVVLKTKSIYPSIVFHMLINLGMVFNGWII
- a CDS encoding DUF3231 family protein, producing the protein MEFIQRTDIKLTSAEITNLWATYMNDSGSICHLKYYLNTVEDTEIKSVIQYALDISQLHVNTITQIFTQEGYPVPHGFKLNEDVDVTAPRLFSDTYLLNNVNYLGKIGLNAYSTAITVAVREDVYSFFSQCLRESDNLIKQTNDLLLAKGLYTRSPYLPKPESYDFVKQKSFLAGFLGEKRPLTGTEITNLYTNFQRNALGAATLIGYSQVAQDEEVKQFLLRGKEMANKHCEIFGSFLKESDLPCPMTLDTEVTDSITYTFSDRKMMFYTTSLIALSVGYYGGSISMSPRRDIGIMYSRLVAEILKYAEDGAKILIKHGWMEEPPRALDRDELSKQ
- a CDS encoding VOC family protein — encoded protein: MIERIDTMCLKVSDVETSSNWYQRVLGFEVAFQDKGYRVLNVGNGSVPLTIEEGLTAKSTNQSYPIFISRNIEDTYRKLKSQGVKVDQLHNDGVNNFFDFYDLDGNKLQVCFFE
- a CDS encoding antibiotic biosynthesis monooxygenase translates to MILEAVMLQVKQGMEEEYEDAFHEASKIITLMKGYISHELQRCMEVKGKYLLLVKWETLEDHTVGFRQSVEYQEWKKQLHHFYEPFPTVEHFKNVPL
- a CDS encoding YebC/PmpR family DNA-binding transcriptional regulator; the encoded protein is MGRKWNNIKEKKASKDANTSRIYAKFGREIYVAAKQGEPDPVANQALRLVLERAKTYNVPKAIIDRAIEKAKGGADENYDTLRYEGFGPSGSMVIVDTLTNNVNRTASDVRSTFGKNGGNMGVNGSVAYMFDATAVFGIEGKSAEEVLELLMEADLDVRDIMEEDDVVIVYAEPDQFHAVQEAFKNAGITEFTVAELTMLAQNDVELSGEDQEQFLKMIDALEELEDVQQVYHNVDLGEE
- a CDS encoding P1 family peptidase, whose product is MEPGGKNAITDVEGVAVGHTTLNNGEVQTGVTAILPHQGNLFQQKLIASSYVLNGFGKTMGTIQLNELGTLETTIILTNTLSIGTAADAVFDYMLEQNSEIGYTTGTVNPVIGECNDMFLNDIRGRHVQKHHVHEAIANASTTFEEGSVGAGRGMLCYSLKGGIGTASRKVKLQHGNYTLGVLVVTNFGILRDLNVNGKKVGKTLKEALLHSWEEKDKGSVMVIVATDLPVSERQLQRIIKRASTGLARTGSIITTGSGEIIIGFSTANKVAHQYAPQTQTLETIHEEEIDTAFRAVGEATEEAVLNSLVTATHVIGRDENERPTLMELLQKFSMKLK
- the proB gene encoding glutamate 5-kinase, giving the protein MGKKRIVVKIGSSSLTNGRGEIDLDKLIDHVNALVLLREEGHEVLLVSSGAVAAGFKELGYPARPVTLKGKQAAAALGQSLLIKSYIEEFNQRNISVAQILLTRPDFSNQERYKNAFDTLSELLARGVMPIINENDTVSTEELKFGDNDMLSALVSGLVHADELIILTDVNGIYDSNPATNPDAVKYHSLTEIGDTMIEQAGGAGSSAGTGGMKSKLIAAKTALSLSVSVFIGHETGSEKLLRILSGVGDGTYINREKATSFPIKKQWIAMHSHVSGQLYIDEGAEQAIVLNGKSLLYGGIEQVVGDFGVGDVVEVHGQNGKIGKGQVRYSSAFLEKILHFHKKEWNEETEIPNVAVIHRDQWVGTVYK